A section of the Hevea brasiliensis isolate MT/VB/25A 57/8 chromosome 17, ASM3005281v1, whole genome shotgun sequence genome encodes:
- the LOC131175330 gene encoding probable xyloglucan 6-xylosyltransferase 5 — MGIENFTPLKRASGGLPSTTANGRGGRATMPRGRQIHKTFNNIKITILCGFVTILVLRGTIGIGNLTSSEEEAINQNLIEETNRILAEIRSDNDPTDPDEPPEAEINSNVTYTLGPKLSNWDEERKVWLSQNLEFPNFVNGRPRILLLTGSPPNPCDNPIGDHYLLKAIKNKIDYCRIHGIEIVYNMAHLDKELAGYWAKLPMIRRLMLSHPEVEWIWWMDSDAMFTDMVFEIPLSKYDKRNLVIHGYPDLLFEQKSWIALNTGSFLFRNCKWSLDLLDAWAPMGPKGPIREEAGKILTANLKGRPAFEADDQSALIYLLLSQKDQWMDKVYIENQYYLHGYWAGLVDRYEEMIEKHHPGLGDERWPFVTHFVGCKPCGSYGDYPVEQCLRSMERAFNFADNQVLKLYGFGHRGLLSPKIKRIRNETVTPLEYVDQFDIRHSVHGNSRSGS; from the coding sequence ATGGGAATTGAGAACTTCACTCCCCTGAAGAGAGCTAGCGGTGGCCTACCTTCCACGACAGCCAACGGCAGAGGAGGCCGTGCAACCATGCCGCGCGGCAGGCAGATTCACAAAACCTTCAATAACATCAAGATCACTATCCTCTGTGGCTTCGTCACCATCCTCGTCCTCCGTGGCACCATCGGCATTGGCAATCTCACCAGCTCTGAGGAGGAAGCTATCAACCAGAACCTCATCGAGGAGACTAACCGGATTCTGGCCGAGATCCGCTCCGACAACGACCCTACCGACCCGGATGAGCCGCCCGAGGCCGAGATCAACTCCAATGTCACTTACACGTTAGGCCCCAAACTCTCTAACTGGGACGAGGAACGCAAGGTATGGCTTAGCCAAAACCTCGAGTTCCCTAATTTTGTGAATGGGAGGCCTAGGATTTTGCTTTTGACCGGGTCGCCTCCTAACCCCTGTGATAACCCGATTGGGGATCATTACTTATTAAAAGCTATAAAGAATAAGATCGACTATTGTAGGATTCATGGGATTGAGATTGTTTATAATATGGCTCATTTGGATAAGGAATTAGCTGGGTACTGGGCGAAATTACCCATGATTAGGAGATTGATGCTGTCGCATCCTGAAGTGGAGTGGATTTGGTGGATGGATAGTGATGCAATGTTTACGGATATGGTTTTTGAGATCCCGTTATCCAAGTACGATAAGCGTAATTTGGTGATTCATGGGTATCCTGATTTGTTGTTCGAACAAAAATCATGGATTGCTTTGAACACTGGGAGTTTCTTGTTTAGGAATTGTAAGTGGAGCTTGGATTTGCTTGATGCCTGGGCTCCAATGGGTCCTAAGGGGCCAATAAGGGAGGAGGCTGGCAAGATTTTGACTGCAAATTTGAAGGGGAGGCCAGCATTTGAGGCTGATGATCAGTCAGCTTTGATTTACTTACTTCTTTCACAAAAGGATCAGTGGATGGATAAGGTGTATATTGAGAATCAATATTATTTGCATGGGTATTGGGCAGGTTTGGTGGATAGGTATGAGGAGATGATTGAGAAGCACCATCCAGGATTGGGTGATGAGAGGTGGCCTTTTGTGACTCATTTTGTTGGTTGCAAGCCTTGTGGGAGCTATGGGGATTATCCTGTTGAGCAGTGCTTGAGAAGCATGGAAAGGGCTTTCAATTTCGCTGATAACCAGGTGCTTAAGTTATACGGTTTTGGGCATAGGGGACTATTGAGCCCCAAGATCAAGAGGATCAGGAATGAGACAGTGACTCCATTGGAGTATGTAGACCAGTTTGATATTCGCCATTCAGTACATGGAAACAGCAGGTCGGGGAGCTAG